The stretch of DNA ACTGATGATGATGATATGATCCAGTTGGCAGACGAATATGAGATAGAAGTTTGGAAGAGTTTGAAGTTTTTGAGCGTGCTCTTAGCTGGAGGAGTAATCGCACTCCCTAAAATACGATCCATGTATCAATATTGGTGTTACTTGCCAGATAAGCCTAAAAACTGCGCTGCTGATTACAAAGCCCTATTCAATGAAGACCCACCTCCTCCAGTTTAATTTCTTGCGAGTGTCTTCTTTTGATTTACCGCATCTTAATCGCAGTTACCCATTCACAGAGGGCAAACTCTGGACTCCATTCTGGATATGATTTAACTATGTATGTAGTTTCATGGAGTTAGCGGATCGACCGTGTCCTCCACCATTTTGTTTCCGCAAGGAAGTAAAACGAGTCCGAAAAACATAAGTTCTGAATTGGGGTTCAGCACGTGAAGTTGAATATTAAAAAGTAGGTTTTGACCCCTCATGCAGTTGAAAGAGTCGTGAATCGCAAGATTTCGATGGAGGAGCTAGAGCTTCTGATTCTTTCTCCTGAGGAGGTCATCGCTCAAGGTCCCAAGTTCCTTTTAGTTAAAAAGCTAAAAGGACGTAAGGACAACAACGTCGCCGCTGTCATTATCGAGAAAAAGGGACAGGATCTATGGGTCGTAATACCGGTCATGGTAAAATTTCAAAAAAAGTAGAATCGTTTCCTAAAATCTTTATTGATAAAGAAAACGACTTTGCCGCTATCAAAATCGCCAAGGGCATTGAACACAAATCCTATAAAAAGGATGGCTTTATTTTTTGTGAGGATAAAGCTGGGCGAGTTATTGAGATTCAGGTTTTGAATCTCAGCAAACTTCCGGAGCTTCTTAAAAAAGCTTCCTAGTGTGTTCTTTATACTGACCTCTCAAATCCCACCTCCAATAAGATTTATCAGAATATTGGATACCGGGAAGTCTCTGATTCAAAACATTTTTTATTTTAGGTAAAAATAAAAATACTGTGGTCAATAATACATAAGCATAGAGAATCATAAAATGAGCTGCGTTTTTTGCAAAGTTATCAATGGTGAACTACCTAGTAGCAAAGTTTACGAGGATGACGTTTGCCTAGCGTTTCTTGATATTCATCCAATCACAGAAGGCCATGTTTTAGTTATTCCTAAAAGCCATAAAGAACGATTCACTCAATTGGATGCCCAAACTGCGGGTCATCTTTTTCAGATCGGCCACAAAATACTTAAAGCTATTGAAAAATCGGACCTTCGCTGCGAAGGTGCAAATCTATTTCTTTCCGACGGCGTGGTTGCTGGACAAGACGTTATGCACTCCCACCTCCATATAGCGCCCAGATTTAAAGGCGACGGCCAAAGAACGGGTTTTTCGCACTCAGATCCAGATGAGTACCCAAGAAAACGGCTAGATGAGATAGCCAACAAAGTTAAAAAATTCATTAAGGAATAAGTTATGAATCCAAGTCATAGAGCTGAATGTCGGTCTTTAACAAAACCGATATGAAACGCAGCCCAGAGTTCGCGATCCTGAGTTTCAAAATAAGGGCCTTGGTCGTCAGATAATGCAGGGCTCTTATTAAAAGTGCTCCCAATACCTGCATTCAGTTAACATCCACGTTTGGCAATGAACCTTTCTATCACAAGCTGGGCTTCCGATTTCATAAGTCGGCAATGGCGCTTTATCCTGAAAGATTTGGCAGATCACCCTATTTAGATGGGGATAGAAATCCGATAACATAGTCATAAGGTGCTCTGGAGGAAGTTTCGATAACTCGCGATCGAAACTTTAATTCTTGCCATTATACCGGGCTCGTAGATAAAAACCACCGTAAGAATAAGCAAAGGATAGATCGTGGGAACACCCGACAAAGATTACTACTCCCACTGTTTGCAGGCGGACCTAAAGTCTGCAATCAAGGCCATTTCTAAAGAGAGCAGATCTGATTCAAAAAAAGTAATCTCACTTCGAAAAAAAGTGATGTCGAGGTTCGTTGAGCAAAATGAACAGCTAAGGATTAAATGTAAAGATCCATTCGTGAGCACGGTGATAGCCACCTATCGCGATTACTATAGAAAAGTGCTGCTTCAACCTGGACGAAGCGAACAGCTTAGTACATCCCTCTATAGCAGTTTACGCATAATTCTAGCTGATAGTGATCAAAAGCAGACCGCTAAATATTCTTCAGACAAAATAGAAAAGAAATTATCAGAAGAAATCAGAAAACGTGGTTATTATTCTTTATTTGGCTCAGTTACGCCGTTTCGTTCGCTGCTTGTTTGGAAAAAACAGTATTCGAAAATATATACCGTTTCCCTCCCTGAGAAAAAACAAAAGATCGAAGTCGTTTTTATGGATGATTTTGTCGAGCTTAGTTGGATGCACTATGCGACCCTAGGAAGATATTATGTCGGTGGATGGGCAAAGAAAAATGCTTTATACTGCATAAAGCAAGCCTATAAAGTCGGATCACCTGAGTTTCAGGCACACTACCTAGCGCATGAAGCGCAACATTTCGCAGATTACAAATCTTTTCCAAAACTTCAACAGACAGATCTTGAGTACAGAGCAAAATTAACTGAATTGGCTGTTACGAAGACGCCAAAAAAATTCATTCAGAAGTTAAAGTCTGAGTCTAAGAATGATCGCCAGTTGCCGCATTGTTTTGCAGCTTTTAAAATTATATCGGAACTAAAACCGGGACAGCCCCCGGCATCCTTAAATAAATTTGGGCATGAGTTGTTGTCCATACACACCAAAGCTCTAAAAAAGGCCGGAGCTAAAACAGTGAGATCCGTTATTTAAAGATGGAGGGAGTCTCGATAACTCGCGACTCGCCTCCACCCGAAACAATCACTACTTCATCCCCACTTTTTCAGCCCACATCACCGCGTCAGCTCCCGCGGGGATTTTCATCGGGCTTGTGGGTTCAGTGACCGCCACAAAAATCGCCTCTGCCACGTCCCGTGCGTGTGTCACTGGGCCTGGATTTTGAAAACCAGCAAGCACATTATCGAACGTCGGTTTGTAAGCATCTGGGACAGGCGCCATTTTTGCGAATGCGTTTTCACTGAACTTCGTCGTGGGTGCAAGCCCCGGAAGAACAATGCGCATACGCACCCCGAACGGCTCAAGCTCTAACGCCACCGATTCAGTGAATGCATTCACCGCTGATTTACTTGCGGTATAGACTGCTAGCAAAGGAAGCGGAACAAGGGTCACCGTCGAAGTGACGTTGACAACCACGCCGGATTTTTTTGCGCGGAACTGCGGCAATACGGCTTGGGTCATGGCGATAGTGCCGATGGTGTTGGTCTCGAAAACTTCGCGAATGGCCGCGACACTCACGCCCTCTAAGGCATTTAAAAGTCCGATGCCGGCGTTATTTACTAACGCATCAATCGGCCCGGCTTCAGCGATCGCCTGGCGGATGCTGTCTTCATTTGTTACATCAAGGGCTATGACGCGAAGGTTTTCGTGTTTTGGTAAAATGCCTTCTTTAGGACTTCGCATGGTCGCGATGACTTTCCAGCCCTTTTCAAGAAAGAATTTTGCGGTTTCGTGTCCAAAGCCAGATGAGCATCCAGTGATTAAAACGGTTTTCATGTGATAACTCCTTTAAAGTTTGTCCGTGATATGAGATTATTAAACTACATAGTTTCGAAACTATCAAGTTCCGAAACTAATGAGTTCCCAAATGGATGGCAGATATGAGCAAAATCAATAAGTTAGCTACCAAAAAAAATGAGACGACAGGTCCGACCAAGGCCGTTGTAGGCCGAAAAAGAGATGATTCTTTGGACGCCGTCATAATGGATGCCGCCCTCTCTGCCCTGGCGGAGGTCGGCTATGACCGCATGACCATGGACCTTGTGGCGGAAAAAGCAAAAACCGGCAAGGCCACGATGTACCGCAGATGGTCTTCAAAAACCGAACTTGTGCGCGATGCCTTAGTCTCAATGAATTCTCAATCCGTGAATTTGACATCTTTGCCTGATACCGGATCATTGCGGGAAGACCTACTGACTGTGGTTAAGCCGAAATCAGCGCAACAAAGCGAGCGTAAGTTGAAAGTCTTGTCGGGACTTGGATCTTTCTTCGCCGAATATCGAAAAATATCTGAAGATATTTCTGCGCAAATTTTTGGAGGTTGGGAAAAAGCGAATGCCCAGCTTTTCAAAAGAGCTCAAGAGCGCGGAGAGATTTCGAAAACCGCAAATATCAATGAAGCCTGCCGCGTGATTTCGGCCATGACCGCTTACATGACAACACTGCAGCTAAGGCACTTCAACAAAGAAGCTTACGAAGAACTTTTGGACGGAATCGTGTTGCCGGCTCTGGGAGCTAAGGTTAAGTCAAAAAAATAGCCATAAGACTTTAGATTTTAATTTGGCCATCAGCACTTATAAGCGGACGGCCTTTTATTTTTCTAAAAATTCAAAAGCCAACGGCCGAAAGACGAAACCCAAAATCAAACAGCTATACCAAACAAACTGCCGACGATCGCGGTAAGAGCCATAGCGAGAGCCCCCCAGAAACCCACTCTCCAGGCTCCTCTCCAGATATTAGCACCACCAGCATGAGCAGCCACAGCACCCAGCGTGACCAAGAAAACTAAAGAAGCTAACGAAACGGTAAAAATAAGATTTTCTGGGGGAGAAATAATAACCATTATTAACGGAAGAACAGCGCCCACTGAAAAGGCACTTGCGGAAGACAACGCTGCCAGGACGGGGCGAGCGCTTAAGACTTCATTTATTCCCAGCTCGTCCCTTGCATGTGCTCCGAGCGCATCATGCGCCATTAACTGCTCAGCAACTTGAGAAGCAAGTCTGGGCTCAAGGCCCCGCCCAACATAAATTTGCGCAAGTTCGTCACGCTCAAAATCAACGTTTGATTCGAGCTCTGATTTTTCTCGTTCTAAGTCCGCATTTTCGGTATCTGCCTGAGAACTAACTGATACATATTCTCCTGCCGCCATAGACATTGCTCCTGCGACAAGACCGGCTACACCTGTAAGAAGAATGCTCTTAGTTGAAGAGTTAGCAGCAGCAACTCCCACAATAAGACTAGCGGTTGACACAATTCCGTCGTTAGCCCCAAGCACAGCCGCACGAAGCCATCCAATGCGTTCTGAGCGGTGGGATTCTGGCGGCATCTGATTTGATTTCATCAAT from Bdellovibrio bacteriovorus encodes:
- a CDS encoding SDR family oxidoreductase, yielding MKTVLITGCSSGFGHETAKFFLEKGWKVIATMRSPKEGILPKHENLRVIALDVTNEDSIRQAIAEAGPIDALVNNAGIGLLNALEGVSVAAIREVFETNTIGTIAMTQAVLPQFRAKKSGVVVNVTSTVTLVPLPLLAVYTASKSAVNAFTESVALELEPFGVRMRIVLPGLAPTTKFSENAFAKMAPVPDAYKPTFDNVLAGFQNPGPVTHARDVAEAIFVAVTEPTSPMKIPAGADAVMWAEKVGMK
- a CDS encoding VIT1/CCC1 transporter family protein, whose translation is MKSNQMPPESHRSERIGWLRAAVLGANDGIVSTASLIVGVAAANSSTKSILLTGVAGLVAGAMSMAAGEYVSVSSQADTENADLEREKSELESNVDFERDELAQIYVGRGLEPRLASQVAEQLMAHDALGAHARDELGINEVLSARPVLAALSSASAFSVGAVLPLIMVIISPPENLIFTVSLASLVFLVTLGAVAAHAGGANIWRGAWRVGFWGALAMALTAIVGSLFGIAV
- a CDS encoding HIT family protein, with the protein product MSCVFCKVINGELPSSKVYEDDVCLAFLDIHPITEGHVLVIPKSHKERFTQLDAQTAGHLFQIGHKILKAIEKSDLRCEGANLFLSDGVVAGQDVMHSHLHIAPRFKGDGQRTGFSHSDPDEYPRKRLDEIANKVKKFIKE
- a CDS encoding TetR/AcrR family transcriptional regulator, whose translation is MSKINKLATKKNETTGPTKAVVGRKRDDSLDAVIMDAALSALAEVGYDRMTMDLVAEKAKTGKATMYRRWSSKTELVRDALVSMNSQSVNLTSLPDTGSLREDLLTVVKPKSAQQSERKLKVLSGLGSFFAEYRKISEDISAQIFGGWEKANAQLFKRAQERGEISKTANINEACRVISAMTAYMTTLQLRHFNKEAYEELLDGIVLPALGAKVKSKK